A window of Clostridium botulinum BKT015925 contains these coding sequences:
- a CDS encoding YaiI/YqxD family protein — protein MRIIVDADACPGREIIERAAIENSIEVIMYCDINHALISNYSTIRVVDSGFQSVDMKIINEVKKDDIVVTQDYGVAAMVLGKKAYAINPKGYIYDNDNIERLLFERHLSAKARRGGKKTSNPKKRTMEDNDRLYKNILKLIEKANKR, from the coding sequence ATGAGAATAATAGTGGATGCAGATGCATGTCCGGGTAGAGAAATAATAGAGAGGGCTGCAATTGAAAATAGTATAGAAGTTATAATGTACTGTGATATAAATCATGCACTTATAAGTAATTATAGCACTATAAGAGTAGTAGATAGTGGATTCCAAAGTGTAGATATGAAGATTATAAATGAAGTTAAAAAAGATGATATAGTTGTGACTCAAGATTATGGTGTAGCAGCTATGGTATTAGGAAAAAAGGCTTATGCAATAAATCCTAAAGGTTATATTTATGATAATGATAATATAGAGAGACTTTTATTTGAAAGACATTTATCGGCTAAGGCGAGAAGAGGTGGTAAAAAAACTTCAAATCCTAAAAAAAGAACCATGGAAGATAATGATAGATTATATAAGAATATATTAAAATTAATAGAAAAGGCTAATAAAAGGTAA
- a CDS encoding IS6 family transposase: MNKANKKITCPRCYSHKLYKFGKDKEGNQKYQCKECKRQFAPSATPKERQLKDYPRCPVCNKGTFIHHNYSNYINYRCNDKKCNHSFFVAKPTAISPSSNTYLQGKLDFKGMRFPLHIILMALNLYFLNESSTRHISQCLLRIFNVKVSHVTISNWTKKFASYFKLKSDKLLYNIDLSDSDEWHADETVVFINGKKHYLWLVIDSESRLIISYHLSPYRDAKQAFSLFNDAKKLGSPRAIVTDRLPSYNIPIKSVFQDTLHIKVQSFKDDISNNIIESFNKTFKSWYKGLKGFNSFDSANKLISVFIFHYNFIRNHSSLRSLTPAEVSGINYSVKAKNNWLLTA; encoded by the coding sequence ATGAACAAAGCTAATAAAAAAATTACCTGTCCTAGATGTTACAGTCATAAGCTATATAAGTTTGGAAAAGACAAAGAAGGAAATCAAAAATATCAATGCAAAGAGTGTAAAAGACAATTTGCACCATCGGCTACGCCGAAAGAGCGTCAGCTCAAGGATTATCCTCGTTGTCCTGTCTGTAACAAAGGAACCTTTATTCATCATAATTATTCAAATTATATTAACTATCGTTGTAACGATAAGAAATGTAATCATAGTTTTTTCGTGGCGAAGCCTACGGCTATAAGCCCATCAAGCAATACCTATCTACAAGGTAAACTTGATTTTAAAGGTATGCGCTTTCCGCTCCATATTATTTTAATGGCTTTAAACCTTTATTTTCTTAATGAAAGTTCTACAAGACATATATCTCAATGTTTACTTAGAATTTTTAATGTAAAAGTATCCCACGTAACTATATCAAATTGGACTAAAAAATTTGCTAGCTATTTCAAATTAAAGTCTGATAAATTACTTTATAATATTGACTTATCAGATTCTGATGAATGGCACGCAGATGAAACTGTTGTATTTATAAATGGTAAAAAACATTATCTATGGCTTGTTATAGACTCGGAAAGTCGATTAATCATTTCTTATCATCTATCCCCATATAGAGATGCTAAACAAGCTTTTAGCCTTTTTAACGATGCTAAGAAATTAGGATCTCCTAGAGCCATAGTTACTGATAGATTACCATCTTACAATATTCCAATAAAATCAGTATTCCAAGATACATTACACATAAAAGTACAATCTTTTAAAGATGATATTTCAAACAATATTATTGAATCTTTTAATAAAACATTTAAGTCTTGGTATAAAGGTTTAAAAGGCTTTAACTCTTTTGATAGCGCCAATAAGTTAATATCGGTATTTATATTTCACTATAATTTTATTCGTAATCATTCCTCACTACGTAGTTTAACACCAGCTGAAGTATCAGGAATCAATTATTCAGTTAAAGCTAAAAATAATTGGTTATTAACTGCCTAA
- a CDS encoding glucose-6-phosphate isomerase — MSKSLQLDLTKAKPFLNEHEIIQLQPMVSAAHNLVHEKTGAGSDFLGWVDLPVNYDKDEFERIKKSSEKIRNNSEALIVIGIGGSYLGARAAIEMLTHTFGNVASKENRKAPQIFYAGNNISSTYMADLIETVKDMDFSVNVISKSGTTTEPAIAFRIFKDLLEKKYGKEGAKERIFATTDKSKGALRTLADAEGYETFVIPDDVGGRYSVLTAVGLLPIATAGVDIDEMMKGAADAREEYSTDDLNKNAAYRYAAARMALYNKGKNIEMMVNFEPCLHYMGEWWKQLFGESEGKDHKGIFPAAADFSTDLHSMGQYIQEGVRTLIETHLNVENPRKSVIIEANEDNLDGLNFLAGKDMDFVNNQAFRGTVVAHNEGEVPNMIINIPELTAYYFGYLVYFFEKACAVSGYLLGVNPFNQPGVEAYKKNMFALLGKPGYEDMKAEIEAKLK; from the coding sequence ATGTCTAAAAGTTTACAACTTGATTTGACAAAAGCAAAACCATTTTTAAATGAGCATGAAATTATACAACTACAACCAATGGTTAGTGCAGCTCACAATTTAGTGCATGAAAAAACTGGAGCAGGAAGCGACTTTTTAGGATGGGTTGATCTACCAGTTAATTATGATAAAGATGAATTTGAAAGAATTAAGAAAAGTTCAGAAAAGATTAGAAACAATTCTGAAGCTCTTATTGTAATAGGAATAGGTGGTTCATATTTAGGAGCAAGAGCTGCTATTGAAATGTTAACACATACATTTGGAAATGTTGCATCAAAGGAAAATAGAAAAGCACCTCAAATATTCTATGCTGGAAATAATATTAGTTCTACATATATGGCAGATCTAATAGAAACTGTAAAAGATATGGATTTTTCAGTAAATGTTATATCTAAATCAGGAACTACTACTGAACCTGCAATAGCTTTTAGAATATTTAAAGATTTATTAGAAAAGAAATATGGAAAAGAAGGAGCAAAAGAAAGAATATTTGCTACAACTGATAAGTCAAAGGGAGCTTTAAGAACTTTAGCTGATGCAGAGGGATATGAAACTTTTGTAATTCCTGATGATGTAGGTGGAAGATATTCTGTATTAACAGCAGTTGGTTTACTTCCAATAGCTACAGCTGGTGTGGATATTGATGAAATGATGAAAGGTGCTGCTGATGCAAGAGAAGAGTATAGCACTGATGATTTAAATAAAAACGCAGCTTATAGATATGCAGCAGCAAGAATGGCATTGTATAATAAAGGTAAGAATATAGAAATGATGGTTAATTTCGAACCTTGCCTTCATTATATGGGAGAATGGTGGAAGCAATTATTTGGAGAAAGTGAAGGAAAAGACCATAAAGGTATATTCCCAGCAGCAGCAGATTTCTCAACAGACCTACACTCAATGGGACAATATATTCAAGAAGGAGTAAGAACATTAATCGAAACTCATTTAAATGTTGAAAACCCAAGAAAATCAGTAATAATAGAAGCAAACGAAGATAACCTTGATGGATTAAATTTCTTAGCAGGAAAAGATATGGATTTTGTTAATAATCAAGCATTTAGAGGAACTGTAGTTGCTCATAATGAAGGTGAAGTACCTAATATGATTATAAATATACCAGAACTTACAGCTTATTACTTTGGATATTTAGTATATTTCTTTGAAAAAGCTTGTGCAGTAAGTGGATATTTACTAGGAGTAAATCCATTTAATCAGCCAGGGGTTGAAGCATATAAGAAAAATATGTTTGCTTTACTTGGAAAACCAGGTTATGAAGATATGAAAGCTGAAATAGAAGCAAAACTTAAGTAA
- a CDS encoding polysaccharide deacetylase family protein, which yields MKKNLALISTIIFSLSLAGCTSKQNKVATPSTPNTKVEQKIDENTTGSKPNLNTPKKITNTKDLKHNNEGVPVIMYHSIKYEKNNCVRLPKENFENQMKYLKDNNYTTLTLDELYSFFENNIPIPKKSVVLTFDDGYKDNYETAYPILKKYGFKATVFVITNCIDTGEYLTSEQLKELDKNGFDVQSHTANHETLTQLPYDKQYDTVAKSKGKLEKLLNKEVKFIAYPCGKYNNDTIKAVKNAGYKMAVTTDGRWSDKSDGIFTLDRVFISGFHNINTFKNRISNPNYDFN from the coding sequence ATGAAGAAAAATTTAGCTTTAATTAGTACTATAATATTTTCTCTATCATTAGCTGGATGTACCTCAAAACAAAATAAAGTAGCTACTCCTTCTACACCAAATACTAAGGTAGAACAAAAAATAGATGAAAATACTACAGGTTCTAAACCAAATCTAAATACACCTAAAAAAATTACTAATACAAAAGATTTAAAACACAATAATGAGGGTGTTCCTGTTATAATGTATCATTCAATAAAATATGAAAAAAACAACTGTGTAAGACTTCCAAAAGAAAACTTTGAAAACCAAATGAAGTATTTGAAAGATAATAACTATACAACATTAACTCTAGATGAATTATATAGCTTTTTTGAAAATAATATTCCTATTCCTAAAAAATCTGTAGTTTTAACTTTCGATGATGGCTATAAAGATAATTATGAAACTGCTTATCCTATATTAAAAAAATATGGATTTAAAGCAACAGTCTTTGTTATAACTAACTGCATAGATACTGGTGAATATCTAACTTCTGAACAGCTTAAAGAACTAGATAAAAACGGATTCGATGTTCAAAGTCATACTGCAAACCATGAAACACTTACACAACTTCCATATGATAAACAATATGATACCGTTGCTAAATCAAAAGGAAAATTAGAAAAATTATTAAACAAAGAGGTTAAATTTATAGCTTATCCATGTGGAAAATACAATAATGATACTATAAAAGCAGTTAAAAATGCTGGTTACAAAATGGCCGTTACAACTGATGGAAGATGGTCAGATAAATCTGATGGTATATTTACTTTAGATAGAGTATTTATAAGTGGATTTCATAATATAAATACTTTTAAAAATAGAATTAGCAATCCAAATTACGATTTTAATTAA
- a CDS encoding tetratricopeptide repeat protein has translation MIKCSIKNNLIYIFISLCLIFSVACSNKDSNSHDSATTKKNTSNLNTNTCDNSSIDLHKQYEVAYTLFFNHKYEEAIEICNNIIKKDNNFYKAYTTKGISLCFLNDFENGLSNINKSLDINPNFGYGRFNKALAYELYGHYDEALIWYDKALEIEHYTWSYYGKASIYGRLGNVQNTIKYLKIAINMNSNVKECKNRTRLRSN, from the coding sequence ATGATAAAATGTTCTATAAAAAATAATTTAATTTATATTTTTATATCATTATGTCTAATATTTAGTGTAGCATGCTCAAATAAAGATTCAAACTCTCACGATTCTGCTACTACCAAAAAAAACACATCAAATTTAAATACCAATACTTGTGATAATAGTTCTATTGATTTACATAAACAATATGAAGTAGCATACACTCTCTTTTTTAATCATAAATATGAAGAAGCTATAGAAATTTGTAATAATATTATAAAAAAAGATAACAATTTTTATAAAGCTTACACTACTAAAGGCATATCTTTATGCTTTTTAAATGATTTTGAAAATGGATTATCAAATATAAATAAATCATTAGATATTAATCCTAATTTCGGATATGGTCGTTTTAACAAAGCTTTAGCCTACGAATTATATGGACATTATGATGAGGCTTTAATATGGTATGATAAAGCTCTTGAAATAGAACACTACACTTGGAGTTACTATGGTAAAGCAAGTATATATGGACGACTTGGAAACGTTCAAAATACTATTAAATATTTAAAAATAGCAATTAATATGAATTCTAATGTAAAAGAATGCAAAAACCGAACGAGACTTCGATCCAATTAG
- a CDS encoding DUF3021 domain-containing protein, whose translation MIYIKNILKRGITGMVLGVFINQLIFIIGGIFNGFKGSIPFNIQCNQFLISCIVGFYCCGCSVIFSIEKWSKLKQTIIHLVVMSIVYFPFAYYANWMPKAISGKIIFIFTYIFIYILIWMIYRMYWNKRIKEINKKLCNKICK comes from the coding sequence GTGATATATATAAAGAATATATTAAAAAGAGGAATAACAGGTATGGTTTTAGGAGTATTTATAAATCAGTTAATTTTTATAATAGGTGGAATTTTTAATGGTTTTAAAGGTTCAATACCTTTTAATATACAGTGTAATCAATTTTTAATATCGTGTATAGTTGGATTTTATTGTTGTGGATGTTCGGTGATATTTTCTATAGAAAAATGGAGTAAATTGAAACAAACAATAATCCATTTAGTTGTTATGAGTATAGTGTATTTTCCGTTTGCTTATTATGCAAATTGGATGCCTAAAGCAATTAGTGGAAAAATAATTTTTATATTTACGTATATTTTTATATATATTTTAATTTGGATGATTTATAGAATGTATTGGAATAAAAGGATTAAGGAAATTAATAAAAAGTTATGCAATAAAATATGTAAGTAG
- a CDS encoding LytTR family DNA-binding domain-containing protein: MKINIEIEPLCNEIEVKIITPEMNEEVQSILKNLKERKYKQHIVGIKNERIYLLNQNDIYYFYSENKKVFASLKAEDYEVKEKLYELEEELQGTSFIRVSKSVIANMNKVLNLEMFFNGSMCINLINGKKEYASRKFVSRIKKYLECGVG; the protein is encoded by the coding sequence TTGAAGATTAATATAGAGATAGAGCCATTATGTAATGAGATTGAAGTTAAAATAATTACACCAGAAATGAATGAGGAAGTTCAGTCAATCTTGAAGAATTTAAAAGAAAGAAAATATAAACAACATATAGTTGGAATAAAAAATGAAAGAATATATTTATTAAATCAAAATGATATATATTATTTTTATAGTGAAAATAAAAAAGTTTTTGCATCGTTAAAAGCTGAAGATTACGAAGTTAAAGAAAAATTATATGAATTGGAAGAGGAATTACAAGGTACTTCATTTATAAGAGTATCAAAATCAGTTATAGCAAATATGAATAAGGTACTTAATCTAGAAATGTTTTTTAATGGTTCAATGTGTATTAATTTAATAAATGGAAAAAAAGAGTATGCTTCCAGAAAATTTGTTTCAAGAATAAAAAAATATTTAGAATGTGGGGTTGGATAG